A window of Macaca thibetana thibetana isolate TM-01 chromosome 7, ASM2454274v1, whole genome shotgun sequence genomic DNA:
CCAGGCTCACCCCAGGCTCACCCCGCCCGCACAGCCGTCGTCCACCCCTCCCCTTTCTTACAGATGAAGCTGAGGCTCGGCCAGGGACAGTGATAGACCCACATCCCCCGAACTAGGTGATCGCGGTGCAGGAACCAGGTAGGTCTGAGTCTAGATCATGCCTCTGAACAGCCCTGGAAGAGGCTCCAGGGGCCTCCAAGTGGTCTGGGGTCGGAGGTCAGGGTCAGAGTTGCGCTTGGGCTGGAGAGTGGATTTGCCTTATCTTGAGATGTGGGCCCAAGCTTCCTCATCCCCTCCCTGGCCTTTTCTTTTGGGTTGTATGAACCTGGCTTAGGTGGGAACAGAAGCTTTTCCAGTGGGTCCCTGGgttggagaggggagggaagattTGAGGGCATGGGCAGCAAGGGCATTTCCAGCAGAGGTGCCAGAGAGCAAGTCAGTTTCAAGGAGGGAGAACAGGTACAACTAGATCAAGGATGGAGGCGGGGGTTCTGGGCGTGGGAGAGATGGAGCTGTGGGGTGACTGGAAGGgcctggccaaggctggaggtAGGTATGAGGGCCTGGTGGGCCAGGACCGGAGGGGCTGTGTGAGGGGCAGAGGGGAGTCCCTGGGCCTCCCCAGCTTCCCCGCGCCTCACCGTGGCCCCTTCCTTTTCCCGCAGGTGTGCCTTCGCGGGATCCATGCCTTGAGGCCCAGGAGCGCCCCGCCGCCAGCATGCCGTGGGACGCGCGGCGGCCTGGGGGTGGCGCGGACGGCGGGCCCGAGGGCCCGGGCGCGGCGCGCTCGCGGGCGCAGAAACAGTGCCGCAAGTCGTCGTTCGCTTTCTATCAGGCGGTGCGCGACCTGCTACCCGTGTGGCTGCTGGAGGACATGCGCGCCAGTGAGGCCTTCCACTGGGACGAGCGGGGGCGCGCCGCCGCCTACTCGCCTTCTGAGGCGCTGCTCTACGCGCTCGTGCACGACCACCAAGCGTACGCACATTACCTGCTGGCCACGTTCCCGCGGCGCGCGCTAGCACCGCCCAGCGCCGGCTTCCGCTGCTGCGCGGCTCCCGGGCCGCACGTGGCGCTGGCAGTGCGCTACAACCGCGTGGGCATTCTGCGCCGCATCCTGCGCACCTTGCGCGACTTCCCGGCGGAGGAGCGGGCGCGCGTGCTGGACCGGCGTGGCTGCAGCCGCGTGGAGGGCGGTGGCACGTCGCTGCACGTGGCCTGCGAGCTAGCGCGCCCCGAGTGTCTCTTCCTGCTGCTGGGCCACGGCGCCTCGCCCGGCCTGCGCGACGGCGGCGGCCTTACGCCTCTAGAGCTGCTGCTGCGCCAGCTGGGCCGCGACGCCGGGGCCACTCCCTCCGCCGCCGGAGCCCTGGCCTCAGCTCCAGGGGAGCCGCGCCAGCGCCGCCTGCTGCTCCTGGATCTCCTGGCGCTGTACACCCCGGTGGGCGCCGCCGGCTCGGCCCGCCAGGAGCTGCTGGGCGACCGGCCGCGCTGGCAGCGGCTGCTGGGCGAGGACAAGTTCCAGTGGCTGGCGGGCCTGGCGCCGCCCTCGCTTTTCGCGCGCGCCATGCAGGTGCTGGTCACCGCCATCTCTCCAGGCCGCTTCCCGGAGGCCCTGGACGAGCTGCCGCTGCCCCCATTCCTGCAACCGTTGGACCTCACCGGCAAGGGCTAGGCCCGGAGCATCCTACGCGCTGGATTTTGGGACAAAACTATTTTTCAGAGCGTTGTACCCGGCACTTTATATATATTGATCTCTGTATAGCACAATCTCTGCCTCATCTGTCGCATGCATTGGGGGCTGGGCTTAGATGGTCAGGTGAGTTCCAAGTGGCAGGTTTTCTGGGTGCAGCTGGGCTCGGGCCTTCAACTC
This region includes:
- the ANKRD9 gene encoding ankyrin repeat domain-containing protein 9; the encoded protein is MPWDARRPGGGADGGPEGPGAARSRAQKQCRKSSFAFYQAVRDLLPVWLLEDMRASEAFHWDERGRAAAYSPSEALLYALVHDHQAYAHYLLATFPRRALAPPSAGFRCCAAPGPHVALAVRYNRVGILRRILRTLRDFPAEERARVLDRRGCSRVEGGGTSLHVACELARPECLFLLLGHGASPGLRDGGGLTPLELLLRQLGRDAGATPSAAGALASAPGEPRQRRLLLLDLLALYTPVGAAGSARQELLGDRPRWQRLLGEDKFQWLAGLAPPSLFARAMQVLVTAISPGRFPEALDELPLPPFLQPLDLTGKG